The Polyodon spathula isolate WHYD16114869_AA chromosome 3, ASM1765450v1, whole genome shotgun sequence genome has a segment encoding these proteins:
- the LOC121313621 gene encoding endoplasmic reticulum membrane sensor NFE2L1-like isoform X1: MNYMKKYFTEGLIQITIVLSLVGVRVDVDSYVNRYFSPLPETSLGPSSVYIQTPFHSSRSHLDGYGLHRKCPDLDCYFTSRRLLNEVKSLGTPRFPITEVNAWLVHTVAGESDTDSSVVLNVLQNIHNSSDNENNSEGNHSQARQESSQHDPQQSNQDHNTGALANPSGSELTKEDIELIEILWRQDISLGAGGVGFENCRLQRGDDHTPEDQGEKEKQNQDSETSQQPSDVEEKESSVSDNEGVSVEPQSFLVVDMEQRWQDFLSLSELQGIETENVQAVPNPTISEIGMDISEAISQNVSLHDATQAFRTSSGVTRNEGSQNLLRLESTNSTHVDMLLSVTNLTSELFPLVENCTRNSTNQNPLSGFLDEAVFDQINLMGLGIEGMDNMDTQILEEPDSDSGLSLNCSSRSPGSPSSSEVSSSSSCCDDEGAVGYSSDAESDSWNAVGRAEGSSTICRSQNSKWSPMQTAENIYHNHTYNQPPNQNVLASPLQHSGCEKLKSVKRNSSEDLDLSRDERRARALRIPFSVEEIVNMPVDEFLELLSKYDLTEAQVTLIRDIRRRGKNKVAAQNCRKRKLDVISNLENNVDELQMQKEKLLKESTQQNKSIGTMKQKLNELYRDVFSRLRDEQGRQLNPSQYSLQCNSDGSVLIVPR, encoded by the exons ATGAACTACATGAAGAAGTATTTTACAGAAGGGCTGATTCAGATTACCATTGTACTGAGTTTAGTTGGGGTTAGGGTAGATGTTGACTCTTACGTAAACAGATACTTTTCACCGCTTCCAGAGACCAGTTTGGGGCCAAGTTCAGTTTATATACAAACACCGTTTCACAGTTCAAGGAGCCATTTAGATGGCTATGGTTTGCACCGCAAATGTCCCGATTTGGACTGCTATTTCACATCCAGAAGACTTTTGAATGAAGTGAAATCTCTCGGTACTCCTCGCTTCCCCATCACTGAAGTAAACGCGTGGTTGGTCCACACAGTTGCCGGAGAATCTGACACTGACAGTTCGGTAGTACTAAACGTCTTACAAAATATCCATAATTCCAGTGATAACGAAAACAACAGTGAAGGCAACCATAGCCAAGCAAGACAAGAGAGCAGCCAGCATGATCCTCAGCAATCGAACCAAGACCACAACACCGGGGCCTTGGCCAATCCGAGTGGAAGTGAACTCACAAAAGAG GATATTGAGTTGATTGAAATACTTTGGAGACAAGATATATCTCTAGGAGCGGGGGGAGTAGGCTTTGAGAACTGTCGTCTGCAAAGAGGCGATGACCACACTCCTGAGGACCAGGGGGAAAAGGAAAAGCAGAACCAGGACTCGGAAACAAGCCAACAGCCTAGTGATGTGGAAGAGAAAGAGAGCTCAGTCTCTGATAATGAG GGGGTTTCTGTGGAACCACAGAGTTTTTTGGTTGTTGACATGGAACAACGATGGCAGGACTTCCTGTCTTTGTCTGAGTTACAG GgtatagaaactgaaaatgttCAGGCTGTTCCTAATCCTACAATATCAGAGATTGGCATGGATATTTCTGAAGCCATAAGTCAAAATGTCAGTCTTCATGATGCTACCCAGGCCTTCAGAACAAGCAGTGGAGTAACAAGGAATGAAGGCAGTCAGAATCTTCTTCGACTGGAATCTACTAATTCAACACATGTCGATATGCTGCTCAGTGTTACCAACCTGACATCAGAACTATTCCCCCTTGTTGAAAACTGCACCAGAAATTCAACTAACCAAAACCCCTTGTCTGGCTTTCTTGACGAGGCGGTGTTTGATCAGATTAATTTAATGGGTCTTGGTATAGAAGGTATGGACAACATGGACACTCAAATATTAGAAGAACCTGACTCAGACTCTGGACTCTCTCTAAACTGTAGTTCCCGTAGCCCTGGATCCCCAAGCAGTTCAGAAGTGTCTTCCTCTTCATCCTGCTGTGATGATGAAGGAGCTGTGGGTTACAGCAGCGATGCTGAATCAGATTCCTGGAATGCTGTGGGAAGGGCTGAAGGAAGCAGCACAATTTGTCGATCCCAAAACAGCAAGTGGTCTCCCATGCAAACAGCAGAAAACATTTATCATAATCACACATACAATCAGCCCCCAAACCAAAATGTTTTGGCCTCTCCTCTTCAACATTCTGGATGTGAAAAACTTAAGAGCGTCAAGAGAAACTCCAGTGAAGATCTAGACCTCAGTCGGGACGAGAGAAGAGCAAGGGCACTTCGAATTCCGTTCTCTGTGGAGGAGATTGTTAACATGCCTGTGGATGAGTTCCTGGAGCTTCTTTCCAAGTATGATCTTACAGAGGCTCAGGTAACCCTGATCCGCGACATTCGGCGCAGAGGAAAGAACAAGGTGGCAGCACAAAACTGCCGTAAGCGCAAGTTAGATGTCATCTCAAACCTGGAAAACAATGTGGACGAGCTTCAGATGCAGAAGGAGAAGCTGCTGAAGGAAAGTACCCAGCAGAACAAATCGATCGGcacaatgaaacaaaaactgaatgaGCTGTACCGGGATGTGTTCAGCCGATTACGAGATGAGCAAGGCAGGCAACTCAACCCCAGCCAGTACTCTCTGCAGTGCAACAGTGATGGCAGTGTGTTAATTGTGCCTCGCTGA
- the LOC121313621 gene encoding endoplasmic reticulum membrane sensor NFE2L1-like isoform X2 — protein sequence MNYMKKYFTEGLIQITIVLSLVGVRVDVDSYVNRYFSPLPETSLGPSSVYIQTPFHSSRSHLDGYGLHRKCPDLDCYFTSRRLLNEVKSLGTPRFPITEVNAWLVHTVAGESDTDSSVVLNVLQNIHNSSDNENNSEGNHSQARQESSQHDPQQSNQDHNTGALANPSGSELTKEDIELIEILWRQDISLGAGGVGFENCRLQRGDDHTPEDQGEKEKQNQDSETSQQPSDVEEKESSVSDNEGVSVEPQSFLVVDMEQRWQDFLSLSELQVKMGKKQNGKSKRTEEENEPEEFVVEKVIDRRVVNGKVEYYLKWKGFGDADNTWEPEENLDCPELIEGFLANQKATVEKTVEKTDSNKRKSESESEESKAKKKKETPDKPRGFARSLEPERIIGATDSSGELMFLMKWKESDEADLVPAKEANVKCPQVVIAFYEERLTWHSCPEDEQQ from the exons ATGAACTACATGAAGAAGTATTTTACAGAAGGGCTGATTCAGATTACCATTGTACTGAGTTTAGTTGGGGTTAGGGTAGATGTTGACTCTTACGTAAACAGATACTTTTCACCGCTTCCAGAGACCAGTTTGGGGCCAAGTTCAGTTTATATACAAACACCGTTTCACAGTTCAAGGAGCCATTTAGATGGCTATGGTTTGCACCGCAAATGTCCCGATTTGGACTGCTATTTCACATCCAGAAGACTTTTGAATGAAGTGAAATCTCTCGGTACTCCTCGCTTCCCCATCACTGAAGTAAACGCGTGGTTGGTCCACACAGTTGCCGGAGAATCTGACACTGACAGTTCGGTAGTACTAAACGTCTTACAAAATATCCATAATTCCAGTGATAACGAAAACAACAGTGAAGGCAACCATAGCCAAGCAAGACAAGAGAGCAGCCAGCATGATCCTCAGCAATCGAACCAAGACCACAACACCGGGGCCTTGGCCAATCCGAGTGGAAGTGAACTCACAAAAGAG GATATTGAGTTGATTGAAATACTTTGGAGACAAGATATATCTCTAGGAGCGGGGGGAGTAGGCTTTGAGAACTGTCGTCTGCAAAGAGGCGATGACCACACTCCTGAGGACCAGGGGGAAAAGGAAAAGCAGAACCAGGACTCGGAAACAAGCCAACAGCCTAGTGATGTGGAAGAGAAAGAGAGCTCAGTCTCTGATAATGAG GGGGTTTCTGTGGAACCACAGAGTTTTTTGGTTGTTGACATGGAACAACGATGGCAGGACTTCCTGTCTTTGTCTGAGTTACAG GTCAAAATGGGAAAGAAGCAAAATGGAAAAAGCAAAAGAACAGAGGAGGAGAATGAGCCTGAAGAATTTGTTGTAGAAAAGGTCATTGATCGGCGTGTTGTAAATGGCAAGGTTGAATACTACCTGAAGTGGAAGGGCTTTGGAGA tgctgACAACACATGGGAGCCAGAGGAAAACTTGGACTGCCCAGAATTAATTGAAGGTTTCCTTGCAAATCAAAAGGCTACTGTTgagaaaactgttgaaaaaactgATTCCAACAAGAGGAAGTCGGAAAGTGAATCTGAAGAAAGCAAAgccaagaagaaaaaagaaact CCTGACAAGCCACGAGGTTTTGCTCGGAGTCTTGAACCAGAACGAATTATTGGTGCCACAGACAGTAGTGGGGAGCTGATGTTCCTAATGAAATG GAAAGAGTCAGATGAAGCAGACCTAGTGCCAGCAAAAGAGGCGAATGTGAAGTGTCCTCAGGTTGTAATCGCATTCTATGAAGAGCGACTTACCTGGCATTCATGCCCGGAAGATGAACAGCAGTGA
- the LOC121313621 gene encoding chromobox protein homolog 3-like isoform X3 yields MQLSAIVTPKPQGSQKLPGSKPSSTQQNATVSQVKMGKKQNGKSKRTEEENEPEEFVVEKVIDRRVVNGKVEYYLKWKGFGDADNTWEPEENLDCPELIEGFLANQKATVEKTVEKTDSNKRKSESESEESKAKKKKETPDKPRGFARSLEPERIIGATDSSGELMFLMKWKESDEADLVPAKEANVKCPQVVIAFYEERLTWHSCPEDEQQ; encoded by the exons ATGCAATTGTCAGCCATTGTGACACCTAAGCCACAGGGTAGTCAAAAATTGCCTGGAAGCAAACCTTCAAGTACTCAACAAAACGCTACTGTTTCTCAG GTCAAAATGGGAAAGAAGCAAAATGGAAAAAGCAAAAGAACAGAGGAGGAGAATGAGCCTGAAGAATTTGTTGTAGAAAAGGTCATTGATCGGCGTGTTGTAAATGGCAAGGTTGAATACTACCTGAAGTGGAAGGGCTTTGGAGA tgctgACAACACATGGGAGCCAGAGGAAAACTTGGACTGCCCAGAATTAATTGAAGGTTTCCTTGCAAATCAAAAGGCTACTGTTgagaaaactgttgaaaaaactgATTCCAACAAGAGGAAGTCGGAAAGTGAATCTGAAGAAAGCAAAgccaagaagaaaaaagaaact CCTGACAAGCCACGAGGTTTTGCTCGGAGTCTTGAACCAGAACGAATTATTGGTGCCACAGACAGTAGTGGGGAGCTGATGTTCCTAATGAAATG GAAAGAGTCAGATGAAGCAGACCTAGTGCCAGCAAAAGAGGCGAATGTGAAGTGTCCTCAGGTTGTAATCGCATTCTATGAAGAGCGACTTACCTGGCATTCATGCCCGGAAGATGAACAGCAGTGA
- the LOC121313621 gene encoding chromobox protein homolog 3-like isoform X4 has translation MGKKQNGKSKRTEEENEPEEFVVEKVIDRRVVNGKVEYYLKWKGFGDADNTWEPEENLDCPELIEGFLANQKATVEKTVEKTDSNKRKSESESEESKAKKKKETPDKPRGFARSLEPERIIGATDSSGELMFLMKWKESDEADLVPAKEANVKCPQVVIAFYEERLTWHSCPEDEQQ, from the exons ATGGGAAAGAAGCAAAATGGAAAAAGCAAAAGAACAGAGGAGGAGAATGAGCCTGAAGAATTTGTTGTAGAAAAGGTCATTGATCGGCGTGTTGTAAATGGCAAGGTTGAATACTACCTGAAGTGGAAGGGCTTTGGAGA tgctgACAACACATGGGAGCCAGAGGAAAACTTGGACTGCCCAGAATTAATTGAAGGTTTCCTTGCAAATCAAAAGGCTACTGTTgagaaaactgttgaaaaaactgATTCCAACAAGAGGAAGTCGGAAAGTGAATCTGAAGAAAGCAAAgccaagaagaaaaaagaaact CCTGACAAGCCACGAGGTTTTGCTCGGAGTCTTGAACCAGAACGAATTATTGGTGCCACAGACAGTAGTGGGGAGCTGATGTTCCTAATGAAATG GAAAGAGTCAGATGAAGCAGACCTAGTGCCAGCAAAAGAGGCGAATGTGAAGTGTCCTCAGGTTGTAATCGCATTCTATGAAGAGCGACTTACCTGGCATTCATGCCCGGAAGATGAACAGCAGTGA